GAAGAGATGATTTCATTTTTTATCGTGTTAACACAGAGAGGAAAAGGCCATCATTTTACGCTTGTTACCGAAGATAGTAAAGACATTATTGGTACGTGTGGATTTCATGAATGGAATCATGATCATCACCGAGCGGAAATTGGCTATGAATTAAGTAGAGACTACTGGGGCCATGGCTATATGAAAGAGGCGCTTCTTGTTCTGCTTCATACAGGATTTCATCAATATGACTTAAAACGTATTGAAGCAAAAATTGATCCTCATAATCATCGGTCACGTTACTTACTAGAGAGTCTTGGATTTCAAAAAGAAGGCGTACTTCGTTCATATGAAGAGCTGAAGGGACGCCGAGTAGATCTTGAACTTTATTCACTTCTTAAAGAAGAATTTACGCTTTCGTTGAAAAAAAATTCTTAATATTGTGTTTTAT
This sequence is a window from Priestia filamentosa. Protein-coding genes within it:
- a CDS encoding GNAT family N-acetyltransferase produces the protein MLVTKRLRLRPMLLGDASSLFNVWSDAETTKYMDIEPLTSLHQAEEMISFFIVLTQRGKGHHFTLVTEDSKDIIGTCGFHEWNHDHHRAEIGYELSRDYWGHGYMKEALLVLLHTGFHQYDLKRIEAKIDPHNHRSRYLLESLGFQKEGVLRSYEELKGRRVDLELYSLLKEEFTLSLKKNS